Proteins co-encoded in one Medicago truncatula cultivar Jemalong A17 chromosome 8, MtrunA17r5.0-ANR, whole genome shotgun sequence genomic window:
- the LOC25502829 gene encoding LRR receptor-like serine/threonine-protein kinase EFR: MVNVLSRLLLFLISLHCFVACLATNTKNITTDQSALLAFKSLITSDPYDMLSNNWSTSSSVCTWVGVTCDERHNRVHSLILRNMSLRGTVSPNLGNLSFLVILNLSRNSFSGQFPKEIYRLHRLKVISITFNEFVGGIPEALGDLSQLQIVHLGANNFSGFLPQSIGNLRQLKSFDISRNMLFGPIPQTISNMSSLEYLGLHLNYFSGEIPKGILGDLTRLKSLALTDNQLSGKIFSLATLSVYYTGFSIVVYV; encoded by the exons ATGGTGAATGTATTATCTCGTCTCTTACTTTTTTTGATATCATTGCATTGTTTTGTGGCTTGCTTAGCTACCAATACAAAAAACATCACAACTGACCAATCTGCCCTTTTAGCATTCAAATCACTAATTACTTCAGACCCCTATGATATGTTGTCTAATAATTGGTCAACATCCTCTTCTGTATGCACTTGGGTTGGTGTCACTTGCGATGAGCGACACAACAGAGTCCATAGTTTGATTCTCCGAAACATGAGTCTTAGAGGTACTGTTTCCCCAAACCTGGGGAATTTGTCGTTCCTTGTTATACTTAATCTCTCCCGCAATAGCTTCAGTGGTCAGTTTCCTAAAGAGATATATCGGTTGCATCGATTGAAGGTTATTTCTATCACCTTTAATGAGTTTGTTGGTGGAATTCCTGAAGCGTTGGGGGACTTATCACAACTTCAAATTGTGCATCTTGGCGCTAACAATTTTAGCGGTTTTCTTCCCCAATCGATTGGTAATCTTCGCCAGTTAAAAAGTTTTGATATTAGTCGAAACATGTTGTTTGGACCCATACCTCAAACAATTTCAAACATGTCTTCACTTGAATATCTTGGTTTACATCTTAACTACTTTTCAG GTGAAATTCCAAAAGGGATATTGGGTGATCTTACACGGCTAAAATCATTGGCCCTTACGGATAACCAGCTTTCAGGTAAGATTTTTTCATTGGCAACATTGTCTGTTTATTATACTGGTTTCTCTATAGTAGTATATGTTTAA
- the LOC25502830 gene encoding uncharacterized protein translates to MSSIEVLHLSSNYFSEHIPEYDNIIRLKSCYNKYLTASNQPLLLGVMGQKVIQTLPRRLDSSVEWEGAQVKLKTRYGNFLRGNGGLLPWRNSVRLRFIIEVLLRIGFFGMLMFLRFMLEILLLLLQFLILILLILDLLLLLLFPSNLIGFLDKITSDEGPSLKAKEGI, encoded by the exons ATGTCTTCCATTGAAGTTCTCCATTTATCTTCTAACTACTTTTCAG AACACATCCCAGAATACGACAACATCATCCGTCTCAAAAGCTGTTACAACAAATACTTAACAGCATCAAACCAGCCTTTACTTCTAGGCGTCATGGGTCAAAAAGTAATTCAAACACTGCCAAGGAGACTCGATTCATCTGTGGAATGGGAAGGTGCACAGGTTAAGCTGAAAACAAGATATGGGAATTTTCTTAGAGGTAATGGTGGGTTACTGCCTTGGAGAAATTCAGTTCGCTTGAGATTCATCATAGAAGTGCTACTCAGGATTGGATTCTTTGGGATGTTGATGTTCTTGAGATTCATGTTGGaaatcctcctcctcctcctccaattCCTCATTCTGATTCTCTTGATTTTGGATCTTCTACTCCTTCTGCTCTTTCCTTCAAATCTGATCGGTTTTCTAGATAA GATCACAAGTGATGAAGGACCAAGTCTTAAAGCAAAAGAAGGGATCTAA
- the LOC25502831 gene encoding AMP deaminase: HPTKHMPTPAQWTNEFNPAYSYYLYYCYANLYTLNKLRESKGMTTIKLRPHCGEAGDSDHLAAAFLLCHNISHGINLRKTPVLQYLYYLAQVGLAMSPLSNNSLFLDYHRNPLPMFFQRGLNVSLSTDDPLQIHLTKEPLLEEYSVAAKVWKLSACDLCEIARNSVYQSGFSHQDKLHSLGDKYFLRGSEGNDIHKTNVPSLRISFRYETWKDEMQYIYAGQATFPEDVDP, translated from the exons CATCCAACTAAGCATATGCCTACTCCTGCTCAATGGACAAATGAATTCAATCCAGCATACTCTTATTACCTCTATTACTGCTATGCAAACTTGTACACACTCAACAAG CTGCGCGAGTCTAAAGGAATGACAACAATTAAATTGCGGCCTCATTGTGGAGAG GCAGGTGATAGTGATCATTTGGCTGCTGCCTTCCTCCTATGCCATAACATTTCCCATGGCATTAATCTACGGAAGACTCCGGTTTTGCAATATTTATATTACCTTGCGCAG GTTGGATTAGCTATGTCACCGCTTAGCAACAATTCCCTTTTCCTGGACTATCACCGCAATCCTTTGCCAATGTTTTTCCAGCGAGGGCTGAATGTCTCTCTCTCTACTGACGATCCTTTGCAAATTCATTTGACAAAAGAGCCACTGCTAGAAGAATATAGCGTTGCAGCAAAG GTATGGAAACTCTCTGCTTGTGACCTGTGTGAGATAGCTAGAAACTCTGTTTACCAATCTGGATTTTCACATCAAGATAAG TTACACTCGCTAGGGGATAAATATTTCTTAAGAGGTTCTGAAGGAAATGACATTCACAAGACAAATGTTCCCAGTTTGAGGATCTCTTTCCGATATGAG ACATGGAAGGATGAAATGCAATATATTTATGCTGGTCAAGCCACCTTTCCTGAAGATGTAGATCCTTGA
- the LOC120575828 gene encoding probable LRR receptor-like serine/threonine-protein kinase At3g47570, with translation MVNLLSCILLFLLSLHCFVACLAVNTKNITTDQYALLAFKSLITSDPYDILSKNWSTSSSVCNWVGVTCDERHGRVRSLILRNMSLKGTVSPNLGNLSFLVILDLKNNSFGGQFLTEVCRLRRLKVLHISYNKFEGGIPAALEDLSQLQYLYLAANNFSGSVPQSIGKLRQLKVLDTFQNRLSGPIPQSISNLSSLEYIDLSSNYFSGTIPEEIGYLDKLELLVLGDNRLSGSIPSKIFNLSSLTALVVENNSLSGTIPSNTGYSLPSLQYLFLNDNNFVGNILNNIFNSSKLIVFQLHSNVFSGTLPNTAFEDLGLLESIRISNNNLTIEDSHQFFTSLTNCRYLKYLELSGNHISNLPKSIGNLTSEFFRAESCGIGGYIPLEVGNMSNLLSFDLYYNNINGPIPGTFKGLQKFQYLDLSSNGLQGSFIEEFCEMKSLGELYLDNNKLSGVLPTCLGNMTSIIRINVGSNSLNSRIPLSLWSLRDILEINFSSNSLIGNLPPEIGNLRAIILLDLSRNQISSNIPTIISSLQTLQNLVLAQNKLIGSIPKSLGQMVSLISLDLSQNMLTGVIPKSLESLLYLQNINFSYNRLQGEIPDGGHFKNFTAQSFMHNDALCGDPRLLVPTCGKQVKKWSMEKKLILKCILSIVVSAILVVACIILLKHNKRKKNETSLERGLSTLGTPRRISYYELLQATNGFNESNFLGRGGFGSVYQGKLLDGEMIAVKVIDLQSEAKSKSFDAECNAMRNLRHRNLVKIISSCSNLDFKSLVMEFMSNGSVDKWLYSNNYCLSFLQRLNIMIDVASALEYLHHGSSMPVVHCDLKPSNVLLDENMVAHVSDFGIAKLMDEGQSQTYTQTLATIGYLAPEYGSKGIVSVKGDVYSYGIMLMEIFTRRKPTDDMFVPELSLKTWISGSFPNSIMEILDSNLVQQIGEQIDDILTYMSSIFGLALNCCEDSPEARINIADVIASLIKIKTLVLSASRV, from the exons ATGGTGAATCTATTATCTTGTATCTTACTTTTTTTGCTATCATTGCATTGTTTTGTGGCTTGCTTAGCTGTGAATACAAAAAACATCACAACAGATCAATATGCTCTTCTAGCATTCAAATCCCTCATTACTTCAGACCCTTATGATATCTTGTCTAAGAATTGGTCAACCTCCTCTTCTGTATGCAATTGGGTTGGTGTAACTTGTGATGAGCGACACGGAAGAGTCCGTAGTTTGATTCTCCGAAACATGAGTCTTAAAGGTACCGTTTCTCCAAACTTGGGGAATCTGTCCTTTCTTGTTATACTTGACCTAAAAAATAATAGCTTCGGTGGTCAGTTTCTTACAGAGGTATGTCGGTTGCGCCGATTAAAGGTTCTTCATATCAGCTATAACAAGTTTGAAGGGGGGATTCCTGCAGCGTTGGAGGACTTATCACAACTTCAATATTTGTATCTTGCTGCTAACAATTTTAGTGGTTCTGTCCCCCAATCTATTGGTAAACTTCGTCAGTTGAAAGTATTGGATACTTTTCAGAACAGATTGTCTGGACCCATACctcaatcaatttcaaatttgtcCTCACTTGAATATATCGATTTATCATCCAACTACTTTTCAG GTACGATTCCCGAGGAGATTGGCTATCTTGATAAACTTGAGCTGCTAGTTTTGGGAGACAATAGGTTAAGTGGATCTATTCCTTCCAAAATCTTCAACTTGTCATCACTCACTGCTTTGGTGGTTGAAAATAATAGCCTCTCAGGCACAATTCCATCAAATACGGGATATAGCCTTCCTAGTCTGCAATATCTATTCTTGAATGATaacaattttgttggaaatattctaaataacatattcaacTCTTCTAAGCTTATTGTATTTCAATTGCATTCGAATGTATTCAGTGGAACTCTACCCAATACTGCTTTTGAAGATTTAGGATTGCTTGAATCGATTCGCATATCTAACAACAATTTGACAATAGAAGATTCTCATCAATTCTTTACTTCCTTGACAAATTGTagatatttgaaatatttaGAGCTATCAGggaatcatatatccaatcttCCTAAGTCAATTGGAAACCTAACTTCAGAATTCTTCAGGGCAGAATCATGTGGAATTGGTGGTTATATTCCCCTAGAAGTTGGAAACATGAGCAACTTGCTATCTTTTGATCTGtattacaataatataaatGGACCAATACCTGGTACATTCAAAGGGTTGCAGAAATTTCAGTATTTGGATCTTAGCAGCAATGGACTACAAGGATCATTTATTGAAGAGTTTTGTGAAATGAAGAGTTTGGGTGAGTTGTATCTAGACAATAATAAGCTCTCTGGAGTTTTACCAACATGTTTGGGAAATATGACTTCTATTATAAGGATAAATGTAGGATCTAACAGTTTAAACTCTAGAATACCTTTATCTCTTTGGAGTCTTAGAGATATATTAGAgataaatttttcttcaaattctttaaTTGGTAATCTTCCACCTGAGATTGGGAATTTGAGAGCAATTATACTATTAGACCTATCAAGAAATCAGATTTCAAGCAACATTCCAACAATAATCAGTTCCTTACAAACATTGCAGAATCTCGTCTTAGCACAAAATAAACTGATTGGATCAATTCCCAAATCACTTGGTCAAATGGTAAGCTTGATCTCTTTGGACTTGTCCCAAAATATGTTAACTGGTGTTATTCCAAAATCCTTAGAATCACTTTTGTATCTTCAAAACATCAACTTCTCATATAATAGATTACAAGGAGAGATTCCTGATGGTGgacatttcaaaaatttcacAGCTCAATCATTTATGCATAATGATGCACTTTGCGGCGATCCTCGCCTCCTTGTACCTACATGTGGTAAGCAAGTTAAGAAATGGTCAAtggaaaaaaaacttatattgaAATGCATACTTTCCATAGTTGTGTCGGCCATTTTGGTTGTTGCGTGCATCATACTTTTAAAGcataataaaaggaaaaagaacGAAACTTCTCTTGAAAGGGGTTTGTCAACTTTGGGAACTCCAAGAAGAATATCCTATTATGAACTTTTGCAAGCAACTAATGGATTCAATGAGAGTAATTTCCTTGGAAGGGGGGGATTTGGCTCTGTTTATCAGGGGAAGCTTCTTGATGGTGAGATGATTGCCGTTAAAGTAATTGATTTGCAATCAGAGGCAAAATCAAAGAGCTTTGATGCAGAATGCAATGCAATGAGAAATCTACGACATCGAAATCTGGTAAAGATTATCAGCAGTTGCTCAAATCTTGATTTCAAATCATTGGTAATGGAATTCATGTCAAATGGAAGTGTAGACAAATGGTTATATTCAAATAACTATTGTCTCAGTTTCTTGCAAAGGTTAAATATAATGATAGATGTTGCATCTGCATTGGAATATCTTCATCATGGTTCTTCAATGCCTGTGGTTCATTGTGATCTAAAGCCTTCTAATGTCTTGTTGGATGAAAATATGGTTGCACATGTTAGCGATTTTGGTATTGCCAAGCTCATGGATGAAGGACAATCTCAAACTTACACACAAACTTTAGCTACTATTGGATACCTTGCACCAG AGTATGGATCTAAAGGAATTGTTTCCGTCAAAGGAGATGTGTACAGCTATGGGATCATGTTAATGGAAATCTTTACAAGAAGAAAGCCAACAGATGATATGTTTGTTCCAGAACTAAGCCTGAAGACATGGATCAGTGGATCATTTCCTAATTCAATTATGGAGATCTTGGATTCAAATTTAGTCCAACAAATTGGGGAACAAATTGATGACATATTGACTTACATGTCATCTATTTTTGGTTTAGCCCTGAATTGTTGTGAAGATTCACCTGAAGCAAGAATTAATATTGCAGATGTTATTGCGTCGCTAATCAAAATCAAGACTTTGGTTCTTAGCGCAAGCAGGGTCTAG